TGTATTGTACGGCCGCCAACAGGCCTTAGAGTATTACTCTCCTTATAAGGTAGAGCCAGCCCCTTCATACTCACCGAATTGCTGGGAAACAGGAACGTTAAATTTTGAGGCGTTATCGGCATTCTCGTCGACAATTGATTACTTAGCGTCTTTAGGGCACGGAAAGTGTTTACGAGAACAATTAGAGAGTGGTTATGAGAACATTGGCAATTACGAGAGTTTTCTCGTAAGCAAGTTCCTGACGCGCTTGAAAGACTACCCTTCAATTGAATTGTTCGGCGAGCCTAGTATTGATAATAGAACAGCAACGTTTGCACTGCGCTTTGGTGAATTGAACCCAGCAGAGGTAGCTGCTCACTTAGGAGAGCAGGAGATTTACACCTGGAGTGGTCATCTTTACGCAGATATGTTGACAGATGCGCTTAAAATAACAGAAAAGGGTGGGATCTTACGTGTCGGATTAATGCATTATAACACTGAAGAAGAAATCGAACGATTTTTCATTGCCCTTGATCAGATACTTTAACGATTGAGTAATCTTTAATAAGAGACCTTACTTTTCAATTGGTAATGTCTTCGTGTTGTTCATACTTGATTTGGCTACGATTCAATTTTCCGTAAACCAAATACGTTAAAAATGGGGGTGATGAAACATTCCCATTTTTAATGTGTCACTGCCTTATTAACGCCATATATCACTATTTAAGTACTTCATTATTTTACTCGTTATCAAACATGCGTAACGCTTATTTTTGCTAGCTGAACATAACACTCAGTCATAAAAACTACAGCTTGAAATGCACTCTTAATGCTAAGTGGCTACCCTACAATCGCCATGAAAGCAGAAACTTAACGTGAAAAGGTCCTGAGAAAAAATGAGCCCTGAAAAGCACTTCCTAGAATGGCAAACTAGTCAAACTTATGCCGAATCCATTGCTCCAGTTTTAGGTCAGCTGTACCGTCAAAAAGGTGTTGAAGTTATACTCTTTGGCAAAACCTTAGTTAATGCGACAACAATCGATATTATCAAAGCTCACCGTGTTGCAAAGCGATATATTGGTTGTTCACTCACAGTTGAACAAACTCAACCAATTATTCATCATCTTATTAATATGGATTTATCACCTTGTCGTATTGATGTCGGGCGCCTCGCACATACATTTTGGGATAGTAATGAAGATACACATGGGCTAGATGATTTCTTGCAAACAGCACTGAAAAGTTCACTTGAAGATGATCCAATGACAGAACCTCGTGATGTGGTGCTGTATGGTTTTGGTCGTATAGGTCGTTTATTAACTCGATTATTAGTTGATAAGAGTGGTCCCGGATATCCATTAAGATTACGTGCTATTGTGGTACGAGGTGGAAAAGAGGGTGACTTGGAAAAACGCGCAAGTTTACTACGCCGAGACTCTGTGCATGGCCAGTTTAATGGCAGTATTGTTGTCGATCATGAACGTAAAGCCATCATTGTGAACGGTAACTATATTCAAGTGATCTATGCCAATAAACCGCAAGATGTAGATTATTCCACTTTCGGTATTAAGGACGCCTTAGTTGTTGATAATACTGGTGTGTGGCGAGATACGGAAGGGCTTAGCCAACATCTTACCTGTAAAGGTACTAAAAAGGTGCTGTTGACTGCGCCAGGGAAAGGAGAAATAAAGAACGTTGTATTTGGTGTTAATGAAGACGTTATTGACCGTGAAGATACGATAATTTCTGCTGCAAGTTGCACGACTAATGCGATTACTCCTGTATTAAAGGCAGTACATGATAAGTTTGGTGTATTGTTTGGTCATATTGAAACAGTACATTCATTTACTAATGACCAAAATCTCATAGATAATTTCCATACTGGAGATCGTCGTGGCCGTGCAGCTTCATTGAACATGGTACTGACATCAACAGGTGCTGCTAAAGCAGTCGCAAAAGCCATGCCTGAAATGGCAGGGAAACTAACAGGTAACGCTATTCGTGTGCCAACTCCAAATGTATCAATGGCTGTAATGAATCTTCAATTAG
This genomic window from Photobacterium angustum contains:
- a CDS encoding glyceraldehyde-3-phosphate dehydrogenase codes for the protein MSPEKHFLEWQTSQTYAESIAPVLGQLYRQKGVEVILFGKTLVNATTIDIIKAHRVAKRYIGCSLTVEQTQPIIHHLINMDLSPCRIDVGRLAHTFWDSNEDTHGLDDFLQTALKSSLEDDPMTEPRDVVLYGFGRIGRLLTRLLVDKSGPGYPLRLRAIVVRGGKEGDLEKRASLLRRDSVHGQFNGSIVVDHERKAIIVNGNYIQVIYANKPQDVDYSTFGIKDALVVDNTGVWRDTEGLSQHLTCKGTKKVLLTAPGKGEIKNVVFGVNEDVIDREDTIISAASCTTNAITPVLKAVHDKFGVLFGHIETVHSFTNDQNLIDNFHTGDRRGRAASLNMVLTSTGAAKAVAKAMPEMAGKLTGNAIRVPTPNVSMAVMNLQLEQCTDKEALNAYLREIALSSRLSAQIDFTDSTEVVSTDLVGSRYPGVVDGVATIAQDNRAILYIWYDNEFGYSCQVVHCMEQMMGVRYKTYPYV